From Odontesthes bonariensis isolate fOdoBon6 chromosome 21, fOdoBon6.hap1, whole genome shotgun sequence, a single genomic window includes:
- the LOC142371807 gene encoding methyltransferase-like 26 B, with the protein MLVSPQAERNWEALCSVLEDVLENQSHRQLFALELGSGTGQHVIRFAQKIPFVTWQPSEIKEESQESIKAYINATNAKTVLQPVHLDASEAWEKWAGLSRNSCDVILAINLLQYSTFKTAQGVFSGAGEILKQNGLLITYGVYAVNGIIAPSCNEHLDEELRKMNPEWGLPDMDVLRQQAYGSGLRLERMIEMEDYYKCLIFRKL; encoded by the exons CTTGAAGATGTGCTGGAGAATCAGTCACACAGGCAGTTGTTTGCCTTAGAGCTGGGCTCTGGAACCGGACAGCATGTCATACGATTTGCCCAGAAGATACCTTTTGTCACCTGGCAGCCATCTGAAATCAAGGAGGAATCTCAGGAAAG TATCAAGGCATATATTAATGCCACCAATGCAAAGACCGTGCTGCAGCCTGTCCACTTAGATGCCAGCGAGGCTTGGGAGAAATGGGCAGGCCTGTCCCGCAACTCCTGCGATGTCATTCTCGCCATAAACTTACTGCAGTACAGCACCTTCAAAACAGCACAG ggTGTTTTCAGTGGAGCAGGGGAGATTCTTAAACAAAATGGCCTCTTGATAACATACGGG GTGTATGCCGTTAATGGCATCATTGCCCCAAGTTGTAATGAACACCTGGATGAAGAGCTTCGGAAAAT GAATCCAGAGTGGGGTCTTCCAGATATGGATGTGCTCAGACAGCAGGCTTACGGGAGCGGACTGCGTCTGGAGAGGATG ATTGAGATGGAGGACTACTACAAATGCCTCATCTTCAGAAAACTCTAA